In one Spirosoma rigui genomic region, the following are encoded:
- a CDS encoding FKBP-type peptidyl-prolyl cis-trans isomerase, protein MNITKHKVAAIHYTLRDSNGTVLDSSEGQEPLYYLHGENNLIPGMEEGLEGHAAGDKLHLDITPEKGYGLRDPQLVEEVPRRSFGSQTIDVGMQFEANDGQIITVTDVKPDVITVDANHPLADQHLHFDIEVVDVRDASPDELAHGHVHGPGGHH, encoded by the coding sequence ATGAATATTACCAAACACAAAGTAGCGGCTATCCACTACACCCTGCGCGACAGCAACGGCACAGTACTCGACTCCAGCGAAGGACAGGAGCCTCTCTATTACCTGCATGGCGAAAACAACCTGATACCGGGTATGGAAGAAGGGCTCGAAGGCCATGCCGCCGGCGACAAACTTCACCTCGATATTACCCCCGAAAAAGGATACGGCCTGCGCGACCCGCAACTCGTTGAAGAGGTGCCCCGCCGGTCGTTCGGCAGCCAGACCATCGACGTGGGCATGCAGTTCGAAGCCAATGACGGCCAGATCATCACGGTTACGGATGTTAAGCCCGACGTGATCACCGTCGATGCGAATCACCCGCTGGCCGATCAGCATTTACATTTTGATATTGAAGTGGTAGACGTTCGTGATGCTTCGCCCGACGAACTGGCGCATGGTCATGTTCACGGACCGGGCGGCCACCATTAA